In Haematobia irritans isolate KBUSLIRL chromosome 1, ASM5000362v1, whole genome shotgun sequence, a genomic segment contains:
- the LOC142221650 gene encoding WD repeat-containing protein 91, whose product MAQIQFLDKLLHEYLIFRGFTNTIKTLDNEQRNEKDQSFRAEKIMEQFNYCINHNDLQGLLNLWKHLDANLFCKLEHNYAMAVKKLENSLLKLYLVTAYNHNKTEQIREFFTKLASELQQQSEWKDWFYFPFCRNPEESQPFSLYFKKEWQETFHLSLRNFLATIYQCMPQPTFVRVEQEAALIRRLQEENALLKSRLQQQSASQSSQNLNNPNSSSVGGPGIESRRRSSYRPLQSLSDILPFDVSPPGHLVDDFCIIATEVNSVTQASDAQARGLKMLIRNIGSSGSPVMGRKDNGEKSSKRRSGSVGRNWM is encoded by the exons ATGGCCCAAATTCAATTCTTGGATAAATTGCTTCACGAGTACTTAATATTTCGAGGGTTTACCAATACTATTAAAACTTTGGACAATGAGCAACGCAATGAGAAAGACCAATCGTTCCGAGcagaaaaaattatggaacaATTTAACTACTGCATTAATCACAATGACCTACAAGGTCTGTTGAATTTATGGAAACATCTTGATGctaatttattttgcaaattggAACATAATTACGCTATGG cTGTAAAGAAATTGGAAAACAGTTTGTTGAAACTGTATTTGGTTACGGCGTACAATCACAACAAGACTGAACAAATTAGGGAGTTCTTCACGAAACTTGCTTCAGAACTCCAACAACAGAGCGAATGGAAGGATTGGTTTT ATTTTCCATTTTGCCGAAATCCAGAAGAATCACAGCCCTTCTCTTTATACTTTAAGAAGGAGTGGCAGGAAACCTTTCATTTGTCTCTAAGGAATTTTTTGGCAACAATTTATCAGTGTATGCCCCAACCTACATTTGTGCGGGTAGAACAGGAAGCTGCTCTCATAagacgcttacaagaggaaAATGCTTTACTTAAATCTCGTCTGCAGCAACAATCTGCTTCCCAGAGTTCCCAAAACTTGAATAACCCTAATTCATCATCGGTAGGTGGACCGGGTATAGAGTCGCGGCGCCGTAGCTCATATCGTCCTCTGCAGAGTTTAAGCGACATATTACCCTTTGACGTCAGTCCTCCAGGTCATCTAGTTGATGATTTTTGTATAATAGCCACAGAAGTCAATAGTGTTACACAAGCGAGTGATGCACAAGCGCGTGGATTGAAAATGCTTATACGGAATATTGGCTCGAGCGGATCTCCTGTAATGGGTCGTAAAGACAATGGAGAAAAATCGTCGAAGCGTCGTTCCGGTAGTGTTGGAAGAAATTGGATGTAG